ATCTAAGGTATTAATAAGACTGAGGTTGAAATGCACTACCTAGATTAGGTGCATTTCAAACCGAGGCATAACACCAAGGATGACAATGCAACGTATCTTCGCAATGGCCGCTTTACTATTGAGTGGTTGTAGCATCCAAACTCTACATATTTTTGAGTCTGGTCTTGATGACAGTACCAGAGCGGATCTAGTTAAAGCTTTAGAAGAGCGAGATATTCATTATCGTTTTACAGAGCTTCCCGTACCTCAACAATATGAAGATGCACGCTTGAATATTCCACCGATGACTTCAGGTGACAAGTGGCATAGGGAGATTGAATATGTGGTTAGAGAGATTGGTTTTGATTCGCTGACAATCTCTGAATTTAATATGCAAAGGCATCGCTATACTCCAAATAATGCAGGATTGTATTTGGTGCAAAACAGAGCTGTTCAAGCATTGCCAGATCTATTATTTGCCCACCAATGCAAAGACGATTCTATCCAATTGCAGCTGAAATCTAGTGGTCATTGGCAGCAAGTTGGCACTGAGTATCGGGGGCGTTGGACTTATAAAAGTAAATATCTCACGCTCACGTGGCGTGAGAAGCCCGAACAACATCCTTACCAGCAAGTGTATTCCGAGCGAGAACATATAGTACAGACACTGCACGGGCCGAAGCCTGCAAAAACATTTACCCGGCAGCAGCTTTTCGATGGACCTGTGCCAGTATTTAACTGTGACTTACAAGTGATCTTTGCTGAGTGAGTTAATGGCTCGCTGGGCTCGTGAGACTTGCTGCAGGCCAAGCTTCACCTGTTGCATGGCGGGAAGAAATGGAGCAGGAACTGTGTTCGAGCTCTGAATCACAGGGTATTCATGAAGTAAATTAGCATACATGGACTGAGTACTCGGTTTCAGCAAGAAATCAATAAATAGCTCGGCATTGTGTGCATTGGGTGAGTGCTTTGCTATAGCAACTGTCGTGGTAGAAATAGGCGTTTTTCCCGAGTGCATTTTCAGAAAGTGGATTTCTAGCTGTTCGGCAAGGGCCTTGTCGCGCTTATTTTCGGAGTGCTGCATCATGCTCCAGTAGTAGTGATTTGCCAACGCGAATTCGCATTGGCCTTGTGCAAGCGCTCGCAGTTGATCTCTATCTCCTCCAACAGGGCGCTTTGCTAATAGCGCATTGGCTTGGCTGAGCCATGCGGAGTCATTGTTATGTGAAGAAGCATAGAGGCTCGATGCTAACGTCAAGTTATAACTATGAGACCACTGGCGAATGCAAAATTTACCCTTATAAAGTGCTTTATCTAAATCTGAAAAGTGTTCTGGCAAGGGGGTAGAAACGCCTTTTTTACGGAATAATGCGCGTGTCCTTATAGAAACGCTGATCCAACGCTTATCATCATCCTTGAGTTCATGATTTACTGCTTGCCAATTTGTGATCTTGTCGATAGGCCGCAGTAGTGTTTTGTAATCATGCAACTGAATAAGATCGGAGGTGAGTAACACATCGGCCTTTGAGTGGGCACCATCGCTTTTGAGACGCTCAAGCAGTTGTGCTGATTTACCATTTACTAGGTTTACGGTGATCCCAGTCTCCTTTTCAAATGCCTTAAGGACAGGTTGAATTAATTCATATTTTCTAAATGAATAGACGTTTACTTGCGAGGTGTGGGGCTGCTTCGCAACCGCTTGACCAAAATGTACCCAAAAGAGCAAAAAAAGGAAAAGTTTACTTTTATTCATTGCAAATAAGAATTATTATCGAATGGGTGTAGCATACAATGTTCAATGAAGATGTCCAGACTTAAACGACGTATTTTTACAAGCGCCAGGCTCACTAAAGCTCGAGTGCTTTTTAAGCGCGCTTTCCCTGCATTATGGCTATTATTATTATTTGCTACATTAATTTATGTCGGGGTGATAGTGAATGTTTACTATCAAAATCAGTCCGATAGTAAAAGGGCACAAGAATTAACACGCTTAGAATACTTGTTAGATGGTAAGTTGCAGCACGTTGCCCACCTACTGTATTCGATAGATGCCTACCTTAACACCCACCAAGATGCTGACTTTTACGAGATAGCACAATCACAGCTTACCACGGCGAACTTAGGGTTGAGTATGGAGACATACGCGGCGGTTTCACCAGATCAATTCTCTATTTTAGAAAAAGTGCAGCGAGAAAGGGGTTATTTTGACTTTAAAGTCAGACGCGAAGTAGAGGAACAGGCTGAACAGTGGTTGGTGGTTACCCGCGCTGCACCTGTGTCTGAAGTTGGCCAAACGGTTGGGCAAGCGCGTGTACTCGCACAAGATATTTTTGCAGAGCGAGATGAGAATGACCTAACAACTTATGTCTGGCCAGATAGACAAAAACTCAGTGTCTTGATAGAGCAGCCTCGACTTGGAGAGCTTAAGACGTTATTAGGGTTAAGCTTCGAGCTGCCAATGTTGCTAGATTCATTATTTGGGCAACTCTACCAACAGCGCAAGCAACACATATTGGTCTCTTCAAAAAATGAAATTATTTATAGCTCCGATTGGCAGAAACGTTTTGACCTTAATAGCTTAACGCCAAGTGCGGTACACACCATTAATTTTTATGGTTTGTCTATTACTATGCAGTTGTATGATGAGGCGTGTTTACATCCAAGTTGGTTAAATAATCATAGTGTGCTGATTGTACTCTTTTTAGCTATTTTGGCTGCATGTATTTTATTGGTGTGGCTCCAGCTAAGACAACTGAAAAACCGGAATGAAACTGTCAATAGTTTAGTGATTGAAAGAACCAAAAGCCTCGAGGTGTCGAACCACAGATTACAAATTGAATCTAATAAGCGATTGGGGGCTTTGCAGCAACAGGTCGCTGCAGAGCGTAAATATAAAAGTTTGTTTTTTAATAGTCATGAAGGTTTGTTTGTACTAAATCGTCATGGCCATATTATTGACTCTAACCCTGCATTCAATCAGTTGCTTTTTGCTGGGC
This region of Pseudoalteromonas galatheae genomic DNA includes:
- a CDS encoding extracellular solute-binding protein, producing MNKSKLFLFLLFWVHFGQAVAKQPHTSQVNVYSFRKYELIQPVLKAFEKETGITVNLVNGKSAQLLERLKSDGAHSKADVLLTSDLIQLHDYKTLLRPIDKITNWQAVNHELKDDDKRWISVSIRTRALFRKKGVSTPLPEHFSDLDKALYKGKFCIRQWSHSYNLTLASSLYASSHNNDSAWLSQANALLAKRPVGGDRDQLRALAQGQCEFALANHYYWSMMQHSENKRDKALAEQLEIHFLKMHSGKTPISTTTVAIAKHSPNAHNAELFIDFLLKPSTQSMYANLLHEYPVIQSSNTVPAPFLPAMQQVKLGLQQVSRAQRAINSLSKDHL